The Choristoneura fumiferana chromosome Z, NRCan_CFum_1, whole genome shotgun sequence DNA window AGAacagttgttttttgttgcgagtgttgatttgaaatcccgagtaagcgaaggattctataattgaatcacgagcgttagcgagtgattctaggttagaatcctgagagcagcaagggattcaaatacacgagatgcaaaaaaactttggtctcgtgtgacacatacaatttttcacctcagcagcgagaataTCATTTAAATGTATCATAAGAATAAagccacatatacctacctttttacaaaacaaacaaatttatttaaatattatccgattattaagaaacaaatataataatcacatttaaaaccataaaaaagtgtccagtagatacaatacaaatctcatactcaaaacagtcataacatgcattgtaacttagaacttcttgtgccagtgtcacacttattttttaatacttactgcaaaaagcctcatcttggggtcattaaaaaggtggaacaataaacgtataatttattacaaatgttattaaacatttcaacatgcatttaattaagatttctattacataaacataaatagattttttaaaaattcattcaatttaacaaatatttattccagctgtagaggcagtatacggaattcttttataaaaaaaaaacaagagaagcggctttcgtgtaactaggttgcatactttattaaaagatcgggaaatttTACAATGCGATATTGCTCActaatttctcatagcaaaacctgcctgtttgaggtgctgaggtgaagtcggttaaattttttataattttttttcatgctttttagtgtaaataatctaagatacaatagttactttttacgaaagattgtttTTACCAATGCTGAGAGGTTCATTATTAAGGAGCCCTGGTAGTTCACCAACCACCCGTTCAATTTCACCATCTGCAAAAACTGTGTTAAAgttattgaaattcaacccgtgaaatacttgttattgagtagtagctccgtTGGTAAAATGGGTCTCCaccatcagttccacttcaccaaatgatgattttaaagacaaaaatgcacgagttactactaaatatatctaaatgACCATAGGTGtatgtccctacaatatttaaatagttccctcgatttctttataatccaatcatcagattctgatttggtgcttatgggacctaattgaaggtatTCCTatacgaatgaaaaaaaaaaaattcaaatcgattcacaaatgacggagttctgaggtaacaaacaaaaaaataatagtgataaaaaatacaaccgaattgataacctcctttttttaagtgaTGATTTTTGGacgttaatattaaatacttaaccgtttgaggtgtgtttatgaaatttggagcacatgTACGTATATCTAGCAAGTCTCTATAAATGAGCTAAATTGACATGTTTATGTAAAATAGTTTATGAACTCATAAACTACAATCTATAAATGAGTTAAATTGACATGTTTATGTAAAATAGTTTATGaactcataaaatattttacataaacaTGTCAATTTATAactatgagggggtcaaaagtggctacAAATGGTTCGTGTACAcagtgctgctcgccagttctgttagcttgaattTAGCTTGACTTGCTAGCGCTGGTCTAGATATATTGTTTTCAGCGAGGAGAGTAAGAAATCCGAGGAAATATCCTGGTCTATAAGGTGTCAATCTTAGCCTTGCCGCTGTAAGTAGTTTCttgattggcaacgcatctgtaatcccTTAGACGTGTGACCATGAAAGGTGGCAATTGCTTGCTATAGGTGATCCACTTCTTCTTTGCCATTTTATTTCTAAGTGAGAGTCGGTCTTCACACAAAATTTGCTTCAAAGAAAAATATGTGCAGTTTATGGTTATTTAAGATTGGTTAGTTACCTAGATAGACAGccaaaaaattaagatttctaGACTTCTGTctttggttgtgctataagagctaaccttcataccaaatttcaagtttctaggttAACCTGGCAGTATATAACTAATCTAAGAGGTTTTGATTCCCTGGAAATTGGTATGGAAATACCTTTTCTAATGACTATGTTTTGATGGTGCTGacttagaaatttgtttttttttcactactcCAAAGGCAAGTGGATCGCAATTTCAGGTTGATacgtccacgcgttcccgagaaaaacgtcttgacagacggatagTCCGACAGACGGACAGCCACGAACAACAAAAATGATCCtaagggttccgcttttgccAACGCTAAAAACGGTTTATAAATACATTCTACGTGTATAAGAACGTTTTGTTGATAGGAATTGTTCAGGtttttacaggcttttatttaattattatatagcaatgttttttaatatttaattgtttgtaAGACGTGGAATCCGATAGAGCTGGTGGCAATATCATATATCAGAATATGTCTGATAGTGAAATTCTGATGATTCACTCTTGATACTCATGATCATGATCGTTTCCGCAGTACGGAACTATTCGACTATTAATGACATTAACTTGAAACTTAATACGATTACTAGTATAATGTAACTACATTAGATGGATGAAAAATTGATATTGAAAACTACAGACAGCACAAAAAGCttaaaacttgttaaaaaattGGCGATAAACTCGGAAATAAATTGACAAATAAACTTAGTAATCGAGTAATGAATAGGATTGTAAGTGAATAAACGATATTTATACTGACATTTTACTATCCGTGTTACACTGTAAGTAGATTGGTGACGTACCGGTGGAATGGCCTCGATAGCGAGGGCTATCGGCTCAGCACAGGCACAGATGCAAGCACGTAGCCAAGCATGTGTCCCATTGTTTAACGATCGTTGTAAATTCGTCGTAAGAGAAAAAACCCCGCGCTGTTCACACCGCCCTGCGCCCATATGGCTTACAATAACAAATTCTTAACCAAAAGTAAATCAATGTATCCTCGCGTTCCGTTTTTAGTGCGGCTGTCTGTACGCAGGCGAAAATGGAATGAATATATTCAAAGCGCACGACTCTTCGTTTCAATCAAGGCGCATGTGCTCTGAAGCCTTTGGggcttattttaaattaaactctaTCATTAGTTGTAGCGAAGAGTGCTTAAAAGAGCATCGAGAAAATTCGTCACCATGAAAATGTGAAGTTACACTCTTGATAGACATTGTAGACGGTAGTAGTAAGAGGAGGAAACAAAATGATTACCACGTTGCTTTaccgtttaattttaatttcattcataaataaatgGCAGGAGGAATTCGGGGTCAGAATCTAATAGCGTACCTGTAAACTTTTTTGGAACTAATAATACATcggaattatttttatataagaaTTGAAGGTGCTTATATACGTCAACGGGGGATGGACTTGTGCGATGGTAAATGTTGCGTAAGCGTTCGTTTTGTTTGCGAACTTTTTCGCGGAGGGCGCTGTGAGCGGAGGCGAGGTACCGTCGATTGTTGGAGCGGCCGCGGCCTGTCCCCGACCGCCGCCGTTCGTCGTGGAACGGAACATCCTCCCCGTCATCCTCCAGTTGATTCATATTCTCTGTTGCGTGATAGATGTCCATGTCTAATCTCTGGAGCGTGGTCAAATCTTTTATCATCTAAAAAcagaaataatagtagattgttcaacaaaggactaaaacaagccacaatgacacgagatgtttagccacccgagcagagcgagggtgtttagtctcgcgttaaacattctacttttaactttgaatgcgaggaaaaaaacgattttctgttataattacaaattactttttaaaagtacACTCAATACCACTAATagacatctgttcaaaattcaaatagcaaaaacatttgttccgcgTTTTTCTCTGTTCTCTTAATTTTTTAAGTgtcgctttaaatgcttgcatatttagccaactaacagattcaaaattgaaaacgatttaaaaactaattggaATATGCATAAtaaatgaattcatccttaataGGTATATAGATTCATATATtcttaggccgtcttgcagtaaaaaataaatctagatttagtagttaatccaggcttaagcttgacagttccatacaatttgacacttctaaactgagcttaacgctaactcgagatttatgtgtttactgcaagtgggccttaatcattatttgtttcatgaaattaaatcgtgtttttaaatatttttgcacagttgtcattttgaggttatttc harbors:
- the LOC141433983 gene encoding uncharacterized protein isoform X1; the encoded protein is MQAAIRFYIILTFVVSLLQDSDGYIKEVRKYMKIKFIKMNHELTADVMAKIDEIENLRLKESKTTAYRQGELAYHARRKWTQMLRIYFKCVKENATMESKEMIKDLTTLQRLDMDIYHATENMNQLEDDGEDVPFHDERRRSGTGRGRSNNRRYLASAHSALREKVRKQNERLRNIYHRTSPSPVDVYKHLQFLYKNNSDVLLVPKKFTGTLLDSDPEFLLPFIYE
- the LOC141433983 gene encoding uncharacterized protein isoform X2 — protein: MKIKFIKMNHELTADVMAKIDEIENLRLKESKTTAYRQGELAYHARRKWTQMLRIYFKCVKENATMESKEMIKDLTTLQRLDMDIYHATENMNQLEDDGEDVPFHDERRRSGTGRGRSNNRRYLASAHSALREKVRKQNERLRNIYHRTSPSPVDVYKHLQFLYKNNSDVLLVPKKFTGTLLDSDPEFLLPFIYE